Proteins from a genomic interval of Cryptococcus neoformans var. grubii H99 chromosome 8, complete sequence:
- a CDS encoding siderophore iron transporter MirB, which yields MGFIQVLTNRRTGRATGIISASTTQVNTLDSDKTATPLESVGSTEEKKDVIPDEENVPPTAEPEREFPDATAQRGVQNAEAITLTWSRMSLIIAYAFMFLLYFVNAFQSSITGNLSAYIVSSFSAHSLIPTIGIVSNVMSAATYMPLAKALNLWDRSYGFAFMTLLSTIGLILSATCKNIYVYCASQVFYSIGFVGMIFAIDVITADTSHLKDRGLAYAFTSSPYIITAFAGSAASEHFYENNWRWGFGTFAIVLPIVAVPLFLVLFLNKRKAQKAGLIVKVPSGRTFWQSVWYYIVEFDVLGVFLLAAGLVLFLLPFSIASSAADEWRQDYIIAMLVVGSVLLILFVLAERFAAPRPFIPYRVVLSRGVIGAGLLDFTYQVAYYCWYDYFTSYLQVVFGTSISVAGYISSIFDIVSGVWLLVVGYAIRKTGYFRWLLMFSVPLYLLGEGLMIYFRKPGGHFGWIIFCQILVAFGGGTITICEQVSVLASASHNDAAAVLAFLGLFGYIGGAVGNSISGAIWTHTFPNALAKYLPAEALPDLDTIYEDLDTQLSFPIGSATRTGIIEAYAEAQEKMLIAGTAVMALSLIWIFVIKNINVAKIAQVKGLLF from the exons ATGGGCTTCATCCAAGTCCTCACCAACAGGCGTACCGGTCGCGCTACCGGCATCATCAGCGCCTCGACCACCCAGGTCAACACTCTTGACAGTGACAAGACTGCCACTCCTCTCGAATCGGTTGGCTCTactgaggagaagaaggatgtcATCCCTGACGAGGAGAACGTGCCGCCAACAGCGGAACCTGAGCGAGAGTTCCCCGACGCGACCGCTCAGCGAGGTGTGCAAAATGCGGAGGCGATCACTTTGACTTGGTCGAGAATGTCGCTCATTATTGCTTATGCCTT CATGTTTCTTTTGTACTTTGTCAACGCCTTTCAGTCTTCCATCACCGGTAACTTGTCCGCCTACATCGTTTCTAGCTTCTCTGCCCACTCGCTTATACCCACTATCGGTATTGTTTCCAACGTTATGAGCGCGGCTACCTACATGCCCCTGGCGAAGGCCCTTAACTTATGGGACCGATCCTACGGCTTTGCCTTCATGACTCTACTCTCAACTATCGGTTTGATCCTCAGTGCCACATGTAAGAACATTTACGTGTACTGTGCGTCCCAG GTGTTCTACTCTATCGGTTTCGTCGGTATGATTTTCGCCATCGATGTCATCACTGCGGACACTTCTCATCTCAAAGATCGAGGTCTCGCCTACGCCTtcacttcttccccttACATCATCACGGCCTTTGCTGGTTCCGCCGCGTCTGAGCACTTTTACGAGAACAACTGGCGATGGGGTTTCGGTACTTTTGCCATCGTTCTTCCTATCGTCGCTGTGCCTTTGTTCTTGGTCTTGTTCCTCAACAAGAGGAAGGCTCAGAAGGCAGGGTTAATAGTCAAGGTGCCCAGCGGAAGGACTTTCTGGCAGTCTGTTTGGTACTACATTGTCGAGTTCGATG TCCTCGgtgtcttcctcctcgctgCCGgtctcgtcctcttccttctccctttctccatTGCTTCCTCTGCTGCCGACGAATGGCGTCAGGATTACATCATTGCTATGCTTGTCGTCGGTAGCGTCCTCTTGATTCTTTTCGTCCTCGCCGAACGGTTCGCGGCCCCCAGGCCTTTCATTCCTTACCGGGTTGTCCTTTCTCGTGGTGTTATCGGTGCTGGTCTGCTCGATTTCACCTATCAGGTTGCTTACTACTGTTGGTACGACTACTTCACCTCTTACCTCCAGGTCGTTTTCGGTACCTCCATCTCTGTTGCCGGTTACATCTCCAGTATCTTCGACATTGTCTCTGGTGTCTGGTTGCTCGTAGTCGGTTACGCTATCCGAAAGACTGGTTACTTTAGGTGGCTCTTGATGTTCTCTGTCCCCCTCTACCTCCTCGGTGAAGGCCTTATGATCTACTTCCGAAAGCCCGGAGGACACTTTGGCTGGATCATCTTCTGTCAAATTCTCGTCGCCTTCGGGGGTGGTACCATCACTATTTGTGAGCAGGTTTCCGTGCTTGCCTCTGCCAGCCACAACGACGCCGCAGCTgtccttgccttcctcgGTCTTTTCGGTTACATTGGTGGTGCTGTCGGTAACTCAATATCCGGTGCCATTTGGACTCACACATTCCCTAACGCTCTCGCCAAGTACCTCCCTGCCGAAGCGTTGCCTGACTTGGACACCATTTACGAGGACCTTGACACTCAGTTGAGTTTCCCTATCGGCAGCGCTACACGAACTGGTATCATTGAGGCATATGCTGAGGCacaggagaagatgttgatCGCGGGTACTGCAGTGATGGCCCTGTCGTTGATTTGGATCTTCGTCATAAAGAACATCAATGTAGCAAAGATTGCCCAGGTCAAGGGCTTGCTCTTCTAA
- a CDS encoding RAB GDP-dissociation inhibitor, with protein sequence MDEEYDVIVLGTGLTECILSGLLSVDGQKVLHMDRNDYYGGDSASLNLTQLYQKFRGTPPPENLQLGRDRDYAVDLIPKFILSSGELTRMLVHTDVTRYLEFKVIAGSYVYRDGKISKVPSTEMEAVKSPLMGLFEKRRARNFFQYLQNWKEDDPATHQGLDINNCAMKDVYTKFGLEAGTQDFVGHAMALWLDEDYITKPARQTIDRIILYTASMARYGKSPYIYPLYGLGELPQAFARLSAIYGGTYMLDKKIDSINVGPETGYFIGVTSEGETVRAKKVIGDPSYFGAGKDEPEGGKMRVIETGKVIRAICIMKHPIPGTDNADSAQIIIPQKQVGRKNDIYIAAVSSAHNVAAPNVWIAIVSTIVETSVPEREILPGLQLLGNVVDKFISITPLYAPTADGTTDNVFITKSYDATSHFETVVEDVSDVWQRLKGEKLVLKKRETQIEA encoded by the exons atggatgaagagtaCGAC GTTATCGTTCTT GGGACTGGACTTACCGAATGTATCCTTTCTGGCCTTCTCTCCGTAGACGGCCAGAAGGTCCTCCACATGGACAGGAACGACTATTACGGTGGTGACAGTGCGAGTCTCAACTTGACCCAG CTCTACCAGAAGTTTCGAGGCACACCTCCTCCGGAGAACCTCCAACTAGGCCGCGACCGCGACTACGCTGTCGACCTCATCCCTAaattcatcctctcctctgGCGAGCTCACCAGAATGCTCGTCCATACTGACGTCACGCGTTACCTCGAATTCAAGGTCATCGCCGGTTCCTACGTCTACCGAGATGGAAAGATTTCGAAAGTGCCTAGTACCGAGATGGAGGCTGTGAAAAGTCCGTTAATGGGCTTATTTGAAaagaggagggcgaggaacTTCTTCCAATACTTGCAGAactggaaggaagatgatccTGCTACTCATCAGG GTCTGGACATCAACAATTGCGCCATGAAGGATGTCTACACCAAGTTTGGACTTGAAGCTGGTACTCAAGACTTCGTTGGTCACGCCATGGCACTCTGGCTGGACGAGGA CTACATCACGAAGCCTGCCCGACAAACCATCGACCGAATCATCCTCTACACCGCTTCCATGGCTCGCTACGGCAAATCTCCTTACATCTACCCTCTCTACGGCCTCGGTGAGCTCCCTCAAGCGTTCGCCCGTCTCTCAGCTATTTACGGTGGCACCTATATGCTCGACAAGAAGATTGACTCAATCAACGTCGGCCCCGAGACTGGGTACTTTATCGGTGTTACCTCGGAAGGAGAGACTGTCAGAGCTAAGAAGGTGATTGGAGACCCTAGCTACTTTGGAGCTGGGAAAGACGAGCCGGAAggggggaagatgagagtCATTGAGACTGGCAAAGTAATTAGAGCAATCTGCATCATGAAGCACCCCATTCCGGGGACGGACAATGCGGACTCTGCGCAAATTATTATCCCTCAAAAGCAGGTTGGCAGGAAGAATG ACATTTACATCGCCGCTGTTTCCTCTGCGCACAATGTCGCCGCTCCCAATGTTTGGATCGCGATCGTCTCCACTATTGTCGAGACTAGCGTTCCTGAGCGTGAGATCTTGCCCGGTCTTCAGCTCCTCGGTAATGTAGTTGACAA GTTCATCTCCATCACACCCCTTTACGCCCCCACCGCCGACGGTACGACAGACAacgtcttcatcaccaaatCATACGATGCCACCTCGCACTTTGAgacggtggtggaggacgTGTCGGATGTATGGCAGAGGTTGAAGGGGGAGAAGCTggttttgaagaagagagaaacTCAAATTGAGGCGtag
- a CDS encoding phosphomethylpyrimidine kinase yields the protein MTSKNELSLEPRVRPHVMTIAGSDSGGGAGIQADLKTIEAFGCYGSSVLTGLTAQNTLGVQAVHVVPTDFVIQQLQSIISDELPKAIKLGMLTCASTIRALAREVSKLNTTIILDPVMISTSGHTLLPDDAMEALYELYPHVDYLTPNIPEAKKLSGWSHEVKSLDDMVELARKTNERTKSLSVLLKGGHAVVSREEVLKYVGKYELVWEEGDDEDDTVEVYNEYKESLDMNIKARKDLVVDLLVKEGEVLAMFVGKKVDSQSTHGTGCTLSTAIACSYAVSSDAAAAKSLISIFKRAIGYTQSAIATAFSFGHGHGPLNHGHLTMRRALPSPSKHNPHPFLTHLIQSDLPLWKSYVRHPFVVQLGKGTLPRKCFEHYIKQDYHYLKHYARAHALGAYKADSFEDIKAFTEISLHIARESTMHVAYCQEFGLSLADLEETPESANCSAYARYVIDIGTQGDILDLYMAVASCLVGYGEVGLWLKKQVERGEAKVEGNLYGRWMTDYGGREFLNAVNRGIENLERRVARDPPSPQRLAKLTKIWQECVRLESGFWDMGLNLL from the exons ATGACAAGCAAAAACGAGCTGTCACTTGAGCCCCGTGTCAGACCCCATGTCATGACCATCGCCG GCAGCGACTCTGGCGGTGGTGCTGGTATTCAG GCCGACCTCAAAACTATCGAGGCCTTTGGGTGCTACGGCTCATCCGTATTGACTGGCCTTACTGCACAGAACACTCTTGGTGTCCAGGCAGTCCATGTCGTACCGACCGACTTTGTCATCCAGCAACTCCAATCCATCATTTCAGATGAACTCCCCAAAGCCATCAAGCTCGGAATGCTCACTTGCGCTTCTACTATCCGCGCTCTGGCGCGGGAAGTTTCCAAGCTCAACACAACAATCATCCTCGACCCTGTCATGATCTCAACCAGCGGTCACACCCTTTTGCCGGATGATGCTATGGAGGCGCTCTATGAGCTTTATCCTCACGTTGACTATCTTACGCCTAATATTCCCGAAGCTAAAAAGCTTTCTGGATGGAGTCATGAGGTTAAGAGCTTGGACGATATGGTTGAGCTCGCAAGGAAGACCAACGAGAGGACGAAATCTCTTTCTGTGCTTTTAAAAGGTGGACATGCAGTTGTTTCTCGTGAAGAGGTGCTCAAGTATGTCGGTAAATATGAGCTTGTctgggaggagggcgatgatgaagatgacacTGTGGAAGTGTACAATGAATACAAGGAATCACTCGATATGAATATCAAGGCTCGGAAAGatcttgttgttgacttGTTAGTAAAGGAAGGCGAGGTCTTAGCGATGTTTGTGGGAAAAAAAGTGGACAGTCAGAGTACCCATGGTACAGGATGTACCCTCAGTACGGCTATCGCTTGTTCTTATGCCGTCTCATCCGACGCAGCGGCCG CGAAATCCTTGATATCCATCTTCAAAAGGGCCATCGGCTATACCCAATCTGCTATCGCTACTGCTTTCTCGTTTGGTCATGGCCATGGCCCTCTTAACCACGGTCATCTCACTATGCGCCGAGCTCTTCCTTC TCCATCAAAGCACAACCCTCACCCCTTTCTCACGCACCTCATTCAGTCTGATCTTCCCTTATGGAAATCCTACGTCCGACATCCATTCGTCGTTCAACTTGGTAAGGGTACCCTGCCCAGGAAGTGCTTTGAGCATTACATCAAGCAGGATTATCACTACCTGAAACACT ACGCCCGCGCTCACGCTCTTGGTGCTTACAAAGCCGACAGCTTTGAAGATATCAAAGCGTTCACCGAAATATCCCTCCACATCGCCCGAGAATCCACCATGCACGTAGCCTACTGCCAAGAATTCGGCCTTTCCCTCGCTGACCTCGAAGAAACTCCTGAATCAGCCAACTGCTCTGCCTACGCACGGTATGTCATCGATATCGGAACTCAGGGAGACATCCTTGACCTCTACATGGCTGTGGCGTCGTGTTTGGTTGGCTATGGTGAAGTGGGATTGTggttgaagaagcaagTGGAAAGGGGGGAAGCAAAGGTGGAGGGGAATCTGTACGGAAGGTGGATGACGGATTATGGGGGGAGGGAGTTTTTGAATGCGGTGAATAGAGGCATCG AAAACCTGGAACGACGTGTAGCTCGAGacccaccttctccccagAGATTGGCGAAGCTCACTAAGATTTGGCAGGAGTGTGTCAGGCTCGAGTCTGGTTTCTGGGATATGGGTTTGAATCTACTATAG
- a CDS encoding cytoplasmic protein, variant: MPIPLEFTDKSMLVIGHERGIGFAISKDLAEAGADVVISYTSKDATTSNQSLLSTPVAHMVSPEPSFDPSSVSPVPVNLGSDPIGVSNMKNVGLRKQIYLVSSFLCCHGLLPHGYHRQSSSCYCLNLG, translated from the exons ATGCCCATCCCCCTCGAATTCACCGACAAATCCATGCTTGTCATTGGACACGAACGAGGAATTGGTTTTGCAATCTCCAAGGATCTTGCCGAAGCTGGCGCAGATGTCGTTATCAGCTACACTTCGAAAGATGCCAC GACTTCCAATCAATCTTTGCTGTCAACACCTGTGGCCCATATGGTTTCTCCCGAGCCCTCGTTCGATCCTAGCTCTGTCTCCCCAGTACCTGTGAACTTAGGCAGCGACCCAATCGGCGTCTCCAACATGAAGAACGTCGGCCTCAGGAAACAAATATATCTTGTATCTAGTTTCTT GTGTTGCCATG GGCTACTTCCCCACGGGTATCATCGCCAATCCTCCAGTTGCTACTGCCTCAACCTGGGTTAA
- a CDS encoding cytoplasmic protein translates to MPIPLEFTDKSMLVIGHERGIGFAISKDLAEAGADVVISYTSKDATTSNQSLLSTPVAHMVSPEPSFDPSSVSPVPVNLGSDPIGVSNMKNVGLRKQIYLVSSFFKGVAMGYFPTGIIANPPVATASTWVKEWEKRSPVSQSVVNRRPSFPYFLQGEG, encoded by the exons ATGCCCATCCCCCTCGAATTCACCGACAAATCCATGCTTGTCATTGGACACGAACGAGGAATTGGTTTTGCAATCTCCAAGGATCTTGCCGAAGCTGGCGCAGATGTCGTTATCAGCTACACTTCGAAAGATGCCAC GACTTCCAATCAATCTTTGCTGTCAACACCTGTGGCCCATATGGTTTCTCCCGAGCCCTCGTTCGATCCTAGCTCTGTCTCCCCAGTACCTGTGAACTTAGGCAGCGACCCAATCGGCGTCTCCAACATGAAGAACGTCGGCCTCAGGAAACAAATATATCTTGTATCTAGTTTCTT TAAAGGTGTTGCCATG GGCTACTTCCCCACGGGTATCATCGCCAATCCTCCAGTTGCTACTGCCTCAACCTGGGTTAAAGAATGGGAGAAACGCAGCCCCGTTAGCCAGTCAGTCGTCAACCGCCGgccctcttttccttatTTCCTCCAAGGTGAAGGCTAA
- a CDS encoding ferric-chelate reductase, with the protein MNIFHRWIAIVTAFQGMAHSVAWTWIERDVIALMFQEMYWKAGIFPICDKWYEFFLIEHIVLALSTLTLLFYHVTVYGTDYNGWSWGCVAVWVFDRFIRIIRVQALSFKAVAGNNAVMVATGGEKGLIRLTVTSSIRHIPKPGQHYYIYTPMSITPWENHTFTIGSWEVDKSSTTLHFLMGTKDGATRRMRKMVNKAISGQADLRVLVEGPYGHTSSVYRFEKVLFIAGGSGITAALPYLHDLVSRRSIGKCVTKKVTLVWVVKNSDYATDVLSKELSLSHSPEGLDIDIQIHVTSNTGVTTPLIEEAESHALAYNHPFPLPSPTVEKSLPSSSSKSSLKETLLIGRPEMRAVLQTSILKLVGFETLAVLACGPGNMMDDMRAAIVDAYGTGEGKKVKRILEGRSKGSVFNTYEMLNFWLLEHEFD; encoded by the exons ATGAACATCTTCCACCGATGGATTGCTATTGTCACGGCTTTTCAGGGTATGGCTCACTCTGT AGCTTGGACATGGATCGAGAGAGACGTTATTGCATTGATGTTCCAGGAAATGTACTGGAAAGCGGGTATCTTT CCCATTTGTGACAAGTGGTACGaattcttcctcatcgagCACATTGTCCTCGCTCTCTCTACTCTGACCTTGCTTTTCTATCATGTTACTGTTTACGGCACCGATTACAATGGCTGGTCGTGGGGTTGTGTCGCTGTCTGG GTATTCGACCGATTCATCCGTATCATCCGCGTCCAAgccctctccttcaaagcTGTAGCGGGCAACAACGCCGTTATGGTCGCGACGGGGGGTGAGAAAGGACTCATTCGTCTTACTGTCACCAGCTCCATTCGACACATTCCCAAACCGGGCCAACATTATTATATTTATACTCCCATGTCTATCACACCGTGGGAGAACCACACTTTCACCATTGGTAGCTGGGAAGTCGATAAGTCGAGCACTACTTTGCATTTCTTGATGGGTACCAAGGATGGTGCCACGAGAcgaatgaggaagatggttAACAAAGCCATCAGTGGTCAAGCCGATTTGCGAGTCCTTGTTGAAGGTCCTTACGGACACACTTCCTCTGTCTACCGATTCGAAAAagtcctcttcatcgcagGTGGTAGCGGTATCACAGCGGCGTTGCCTTACTTGCACGATCTAGTCTCTCGTCGTTCTATCGGTAAATGTGTCACGAAGAAAGTCACTCTGGTATGGGTCGTTAAGAACTCTGACTATGCGACGGATGTTTTATCCAAAGAGCTGTCGCTATCGCATAGTCCTGAGGGATTGGACATTGATATTCAGATTCATGTCACCTCAAACACAGGGGTTACTACACCTCTTATCGAAGAAGCTGAAAGCCACGCTTTGGCTTACAAccatccttttcccttgcctTCCCCTACGGTCGAAAAGtcgcttccttcctcttcctccaaatcctcgCTTAAGGAAACGTTGCTTATCGGTCGACCAGAAATGCGCGCCGTCCTTCAAACCTCGATTTTAAAACTCGTAGGTTTTGAGACTCTTGCAGTACTTGCTTGTGGCCCTGGCAACATGATGGACGATATGAGGGCGGCAATCGTAGACGCATATGGGACTGGTGAGGGCAAG AAGGTGAAAAGGATTCTGGAAGGCCGAAGCAAAGGGTCAGTCTTTAACACTTATGAGATGCTAAATTTTTGGCTTTTGGAAC ACGAGTTCGATTGA
- a CDS encoding L-iditol 2-dehydrogenase — MTIAATSISTTKYEAHYDPTKVIQHPEFQTLTEDAPELSDPELNIACAYNLAHEIHMVKKPRFEPGPGEVTIHVRATEICGSGVHFWKHDHTGPTKMSQMSAEQVMNRQAKLVAIEAGVPCGLPSCDPCRTGRYNAYPAAVFFSIPLYHEGSLCEPLAVALVGLDRTGVRLGEPIAIWGAGPIGLVTFLAAHATGCTPIVITDLFPSRLEFAKKLLPTVKTVQIEKTAKPEEVAKQIKDAGGMQLSLAVDCTRMESSIRSAIFSVKFGGKVFVIGVGPSEQSYPFGYCSANEINLQLPYRYNNQYPKAIRLVAGGLVDLKTLVTHRFTLKEAVKAFHVAADPSQGSIKV; from the exons ATGACCATCGCCGCTACATCTATCTCTACCACCAAATACGAGGCTCACTACGACCCCACAAAGGTCATTCAGCATCCCGAGTTCCAAACGCTCACTGAAGATGCTCCGGAGCTTTCCGACCCCGAGCTCAACATCGCCTGCGCGTACAACCTAGCTCATGAGATCCACATGGTTAAGAAGCCTCGATTCGAGCCTGGTCCTGGTGAAGTGACAATCCACGTCCGTGCCACAGAAATCTGCGG TTCTGGCGTTCACTTCTGGAAGCATGACCATACTGGACCTACCAAGATGTCACAGATGAGTGCGGAGCAGGTCATGAATCGGCAGGCGAAATT GGTAGCTATTGAAGCCGGTGTTCCATGCGGTCTCCCTTCATGTGACCCTTGTCGTACCGGTCGTTACAATGCTT ATCCTGCtgccgtcttcttctctatcCCTCTTTACCATG AAGGATCCTTGTGTGAGCCTCTCGCAGTGGCGCTTGTCGGTCTTGACAGGACTGGTGTAAGATTGGGGGAACCTATTGCCATTTG GGGGGCGGGCCCTATAGGGTTAGTTACTTTTCTTGCGGCGCATGCTACAGGTTGTACGCCCATTGTGATCACGgatctcttcccatcccgACTTGAGTTCGCCAAGaagcttcttccaactGTCAAGACTGTACAGATTGAGAAGACTGCAAAGCCTGAGGAGGTTGCTAAGCAAATAAAGGACGCAGGGGGTATGCAGCTTTCGCTTGCAGTTGACTGTACAAGAATGGAGAGCAGTATCAGATCTGCCATCTTC TCTGTCAAGTTTGGAGGCAAGGTCTTTGTAATCGGTGTTGGTCCTTCAGAACAAAGC TACCCATTCGGCTATTGTAGTGCCAACGAGATCAATCTCCAACTCCCGTACAGGTATAACAATCAA TATCCGAAAGCAATTCGACTCGTCGCTGGCGGGCTTGTCGACCTGAAAACACTTGTCACCCACCGTTTCACTTTGAAGgaggctgtcaaggcttTCCATGTCGCCGCTGATCCCTCTCAAGGATCTATCAAGGTTTAA
- a CDS encoding UDP-galactopyranose mutase, with amino-acid sequence MPSRLDFESEPPTPATAGFDEPSPVESATSVEEDFVNVETLIIGAGPTGLGAATRLHQLGRPFIIVDAASSPGGLASTDVTEEGFLFDVGGHVIFSHYAYFDDAINRALPVKDDWQTHQRISYVRSAGRWVPYPYQNNVSQLPLDLRVKCIDGLIAAAEQRAATPNYKPVTFDEWIVRNMGEGIADVFMRPYNFKVWGVHTTKMQCKWLGERVAAPNVRTAVRNALTMETAPNWGPNATFRFPTRNGTGGIWTAVAKQLPENRFRLGSKGDIQKINALEKVAELGDGTRVKYEHLISTMQLDGLLDRLERGAHAEEVVKEMKVAAKEGLVYSSTIVLGIGIRGERPNRIGDKCWLYFPEDNAPFYRATIFSNYSPYNTPSISARLPILQKADPSLPFEKDPKEGPYWSLMFEVCQSADKPVDLKNLMKETVKGAIATELILPTDEIVSFYERRFDYGYPTPTLGRDDSLKNILPKLQQEYGIHSRGRFGSWKYECGNQDHSFMLGVEAVDNALFGTPEMTLHETDWVNGRRNVERRLK; translated from the exons ATGCCGTCCAGACTTGATTTTGAAAGCGAACCACCTACGCCGGCTACTGCCGGCTTCGATGAGCCCTCTCCTGTGGAATCGGCGACTTccgttgaagaagatttcGTGAATGTCGAGACTTTAATCATTGGTGCAGGACCT ACTGGATTGGGAGCTGCTACTCGTCTCCATCAGCTTGGTCGCCCATTCATTATTGTGGACGCCGCTTCCTCTCCAGGAGGTTTGGCAAGTACCGACGTGACCGAGGAAGGCTTCTTGTTCGATGTCGGTGGACATGTTATCTTTTC GCACTATGCGTACTTTGATGATGCGATCAATCGGGCACTTCCTGTGAAAGACGACTGGCAAACACACCAGAGGATCAGTTATGTTCGAAGTGCCGGGCGTTGGGTTCCTT ACCCATACCAAAATAACGTTTCTCAACTTCCGCTGGATCTTCGTGTCAAGTGCATCGACGGTCTTATCGCCGCTGCCGAGCAGCGCGCCGCCACTCCGAATTACAAACCTGTCACTTTCGACGAATGGATCGTACGAAATATGGGTGAAGGTATCGCAGACGTCTTCATGCGGCCGTACAACTTCAAAGTTTGGGGTGTGCACACTACGAAG ATGCAATGCAAATGGCTTGGTGAACGTGTGGCGGCGCCCAACGTCCGTACCGCTGTGCGCAACGCCCTCACTATGGAAACAGCTCCTAATTGGGGACCCAACGCTACCTTCCGATTCCCCACTCGAAACGGTACTGGTGGAATATGGACTGCCGTAGCCAAGCAGCTCCCTGAGAACAGATTTCGACTCGGCTCCAAAGGCGATATCCAGAAAATCAACGCCCTCGAGAAAGTTGCCGAGCTCGGTGACGGGACAAGGGTGAAGTATGAACATTTAATCTCGACTATGCAGCTTGACGGGCTTTTGGATCGTTTGGAGCGAGGTGCGCATGCGGAGGAAGTtgtgaaggagatgaaggtggCTGCGAAGGAAGGTTTGGTGTATTCGTCGACTATCGTATTGGGTATTGGAATTAGGGGAGAAAGACCCAATAGAATTGGAGACAAAT GCTGGCTGTACTTTCCAGAAGACAACGCGCCCTTCTACCGcgccaccatcttctccaattaTTCTCCTTACAATACTCCCTCTATCTCTGCGCGTCTGCCTATTCTTCAAAAAGCCgacccttctcttcccttcgaGAAGGATCCAAAAGAAGGACCATATTGGAGTTTGATGTTTGAAGTCTGTCAGTCTGCGGACAAGCCGGTGGATCTGAAAAacttgatgaaggagaccGTTAAAGGAGCTATTGCTACAGAGTTGATATTACCGACGGACGAGATTGTGTCGTTCTACGAAAGGAGGTTTGATTATGGCTA TCCTACACCTACACTTGGACGAGACGACTCTCTCAAGAACATCCTCCCAAAGCTTCAACAAGAGTACGGGATTCATTCCCGAGGGAGATTCGGAAGCTGGAAGTACGAGTGCGGTAACCAAGATCATTCT TTCATGCTCGGTGTGGAAGCCGTCGATAATGCGCTGTTTGGTACACCTGAGATGACTTTGCATGAGACAGATTGGGTTAATGGTAGGCGAAATGTCGAGAGGCGCTTGAAGTAG